From the Garra rufa chromosome 17, GarRuf1.0, whole genome shotgun sequence genome, one window contains:
- the LOC141290159 gene encoding T-cell differentiation antigen CD6-like, which translates to MGALKIITIVQTIAIIQGYDNHISTEPPKVRVNVKYQRSGSCSWTLNTSSLIALEDIDSLSSQTCLSLGCGDVYKLRAYDAGFNRSCLTGCLYRDSELRNCSQTVNSHCKILSEVVCGSPYVAQISSPCSWTIKSPDLKSSVSLPKDTVHSLSREICHELGCGPVYSLNQEDAGLNTTCLTNCVYHNYQLKNCSEVINSSCSVISEVKCGNAAVRLVGGGHRCGGRVEVWSGSWGTVCDDGWDMEEAHVVCAQLGCGYAVSVSGHGEPYGQGTGPIHMDELNCTGKERSLWECPAITNGHDCGHKEDAGVVCSEYKALRLTGGLDRCSGRVEVHRNGSWGTVCYDSWQKEEATMACNMLNCGMAKQFTAFDRPFKHKNGSFWFFYICSKNNKNLWECSEHINNPFLCREAKAAGLICNNSLGLPVPTSPAPTSAQAITENTTVHIPYTFVPTSEQLGCFVLGFLLLIAVITNILWCRHDKKKKAAVAQKRYLNLQATAETEENNYRDSVHLVKVTSNGSDAEVPTCPQHIWAQSSIESASYDTDYEQHDISPETAFPLSTFQNSMRYSADGKRPAKSTNLNSVMEEAVPAEVTLGGYQRICDASSDHNALQMHGSATSVDSFESSCTSSGECYENTGTNAQDLCSQESAECYENTGEIRDILQPADNEEFLKQESEKPVLGHITESPFSYQDLDKGGDSREDSPLYSPVSYDNEAVSAECDYDDIGNYLQQPSHLH; encoded by the exons ATGGGGGCCTTAAAGATCATAACCATCGTCCAAACTATTGCTATAATACAag GATATGACAATCACATCTCAACTGAGCCTCCGAAGGTCAGGGTCAATGTGAAAT ATCAGCGTTCTGGCTCGTGCTCCTGGACCCTCAACACCTCTTCACTTATAGCCCTGGAGGATATTGACAGTCTCTCCTCTCAGACCTGTCTGTCTCTGGGATGTGGCGATGTGTATAAATTAAGGGCATATGATGCAGGATTCAACAGAAGCTGTCTCACAGGGTGCCTTTACCGTGACTCTGAGCTAAGAAACTGCAGTCAGACTGTGAACAGCCACTGCAAGATCCTCTCTGAGGTTGTTTGCG GTTCTCCCTATGTGGCTCAAATATCTAGCCCATGTTCCTGGACTATCAAATCCCCAGACCTCAAATCTTCTGTGTCTCTGCCTAAAGACACTGTCCACAGTCTGTCCCGTGAGATATGCCATGAGCTTGGCTGTGGACCGGTCTACAGTCTCAATCAGGAAGATGCAGGATTGAACACGACCTGTTTGACAAATTGTGTTTATCACAACTATCAGTTAAAGAACTGTAGTGAGGTTATTAACTCCAGTTGCTCAGTCATTTCTGAAGTTAAATGTG GCAATGCTGCTGTTCGGTTGGTTGGGGGCGGTCATCGCTGTGGGGGACGTGTGGAGGTGTGGAGTGGGTCCTGGGGCACAGTGTGTGATGATGGATGGGATATGGAGGAGGCACATGTGGTGTGTGCACAGCTGGGCTGTGGGTACGCTGTGTCTGTCAGTGGGCATGGTGAGCCGTACGGCCAGGGCACAGGCCCCATACACATGGATGAGCTCAACTGCACTGGAAAAGAGAGGAGCTTATGGGAATGTCCTGCAATTACGAATGGACATGACTGTGGGCATAAGGAGGATGCAGGTGTGGTTTGCTCAG AATACAAGGCTCTGCGACTGACTGGTGGTCTGGACCGATGCTCGGGGAGAGTGGAGGTCCATCGAAATGGTAGTTGGGGGACAGTGTGTTATGATTCCTGGCAGAAGGAAGAAGCTACAATGGCCTGTAATATGTTGAACTGTGGAATGGCCAAACAATTCACAGCCTTTGACCGACCCTTCAAGCATAAAAATGGATCATTCTGGTTTTTTTATATATGTTCAAAGAATAACAAAAACCTGTGGGAATGTAGCGAGCACATTAACAATCCATTTCTGTGCAGAGAAGCAAAAGCAGCTGGGCTGATTTGCAATA ATTCTCTAGGTCTGCCTGTTCCCACCAGTCCAGCACCGACCTCAGCACAAGCGATCACAG AGAATACGACAGTGCACATACCATATACATTCGTCCCGACTTCAGAGCAGCTGGGGTGTTTTGTTCTTGGTTTCTTACTTTTAATTGCAGTCATCACAAATATCCTCTGGTGTCGACATGATAAAAAGAAGAAAG CTGCCGTGGCCCAGAAGAGATACTTAAACCTGCAGGCCACAGCTGAAACAGAGGAAAACAACTACAGAGATTCTGTGCATCTCGTCAAAGTCACAAGCAACGGCAGTGATGCTGAGG TTCCCACATGTCCTCAGCATATCTGGGCTCAGAGTAGCATTGAAAGTGCATCGTACGACACTGACTACGAGCAACACGACATCAGTCCGGAAACAGCTTTTCCTTTATCCACTTTTCAAA ACTCAATGCGATACAGTGCAGATGGCAAAAGGCCTGCAAAGAGCACAAACCTGAACAGTGTGATGGAGGAGG CTGTCCCAGCAGAAGTCACATTGGGAGGATACCAACGAATCTGTGACGCTTCCTCTGATCATAATGCACTCCAGATGCATGGATCTGCAACAAGTG TGGACTCGTTTGAGTCATCCTGCACCTCTTCAGgagaatgctatgaaaacacaggcACAAATGCACAAGACCTGTGCTCGCAGGAGTCTGCTGAATGTTACGAAAATACAGGAGAAATCAGAGACATTCTACAACCTGCAG ATAATGAAGAGTTCCTGAAGCAAGAATCTGAAAAGCCAGTCCTGGGACACATCACAGAATCTCCCTTCAGTTACCAAG ACCTAGATAAAGGGGGCGACAGCAGAGAGGACTCCCCGTTGTACTCACCCGTCAGCTATGATAATGAGGCAGTGTCTGCAGAATGTGACTATGATGACATTGGCAATTATTTACAACAACCTAGTCACTTACATTAG